A single Crateriforma conspicua DNA region contains:
- a CDS encoding DUF6714 family protein — protein MEVVDQIRNAFPVHPIPTSEAAIEDTYCVEHLHEILAGRPWDEPTVQDYRMCDDGFSLLTVAGLGYYLPGYLIAKIDDPETADILGEYVTYTLGGTSDFCRTRMTELGRLMDPAKGDAILAWLDWYEARVTPDAHIERSRETVKTWG, from the coding sequence ATGGAAGTCGTAGACCAAATTCGCAACGCATTTCCGGTCCACCCGATTCCAACGTCTGAAGCCGCGATCGAAGACACCTACTGTGTTGAGCACCTACACGAGATTCTTGCTGGTCGTCCGTGGGACGAACCAACTGTGCAAGACTATCGGATGTGCGACGACGGGTTCTCTCTGCTTACGGTCGCTGGACTGGGCTACTATTTGCCTGGCTACTTAATTGCCAAGATCGACGACCCAGAAACGGCTGACATCCTTGGTGAATATGTGACCTACACACTTGGTGGGACATCTGATTTTTGCCGAACACGAATGACTGAACTTGGTAGACTGATGGACCCTGCCAAAGGCGACGCAATCCTTGCTTGGCTTGACTGGTACGAAGCACGCGTGACGCCTGATGCTCACATCGAACGATCACGCGAGACCGTCAAGACATGGGGGTAA
- a CDS encoding ISL3 family transposase: MQETEFYQQILGLKQPWFVADVKLDPEAQQVDVYVEHPEGTSFCCPECGKACSVYDHTKSRRWRHLDTMHFRTVLHAQPPRVNCPEHGVRQATLPWAEKSSRFTIFFERFAIDVLLATQTVQGAQGILKTSWDETWHILKRAVARGQARKSAKPMPRIGIDEKAFRKGQNYITLIYDLDRSTVEAISDGNDTESGNACFSQLSQEQRDSVEAIAMDMSAAFVRSAKQNIPMAEHKIVHDRFHIMKLASEAVDKVRRGEHRQLKSQGDDRLTGTRYLWLSGQENLTDAQRERFDRVYKQELETGKAWAYKEMLRDLWHHEDAGSATLFFQDWYRRVIHTKLTPLKKVARTIKERLANVVSYCVHGITNAVAEGINSKIMSIKRRVGGYRNRENFKTAIYFYCGGLDLCPQ, from the coding sequence ATGCAAGAAACCGAATTCTACCAGCAGATCCTCGGACTCAAGCAGCCTTGGTTCGTGGCTGATGTCAAACTCGATCCCGAAGCCCAGCAAGTTGACGTGTACGTCGAACATCCTGAGGGAACCTCATTTTGTTGCCCTGAATGCGGCAAGGCCTGCTCGGTCTACGATCACACGAAGTCGCGTCGCTGGCGACACCTGGACACCATGCATTTCCGCACCGTCCTTCACGCTCAACCGCCTCGGGTGAATTGCCCTGAGCACGGCGTCAGGCAGGCGACGTTGCCTTGGGCGGAGAAGAGCAGTCGCTTCACTATTTTCTTTGAACGCTTTGCGATCGATGTGTTGCTCGCCACGCAAACCGTCCAAGGAGCCCAAGGCATCTTGAAGACAAGCTGGGACGAGACCTGGCACATTCTCAAAAGAGCAGTCGCTCGCGGGCAAGCTCGCAAGTCGGCAAAACCGATGCCGCGAATTGGCATCGACGAAAAGGCCTTCCGCAAAGGGCAAAACTACATCACGTTGATTTATGACCTTGATCGCAGCACCGTCGAAGCGATCTCCGATGGCAACGATACCGAGAGCGGAAACGCCTGTTTTTCGCAGCTTTCGCAGGAGCAACGCGATTCTGTCGAGGCCATCGCGATGGACATGAGTGCCGCGTTCGTCCGAAGCGCGAAGCAGAACATTCCAATGGCGGAGCACAAGATCGTGCACGATCGTTTTCACATCATGAAGCTGGCGAGCGAGGCGGTCGACAAGGTTCGCCGCGGCGAACACCGCCAACTGAAGAGTCAGGGCGATGATCGCTTGACGGGAACTCGCTATCTCTGGCTCTCGGGGCAAGAGAACCTGACTGACGCCCAGCGAGAACGATTCGACCGGGTCTACAAGCAAGAGTTGGAGACGGGAAAGGCTTGGGCCTATAAGGAAATGCTTCGCGATCTGTGGCACCATGAGGACGCGGGGTCAGCAACGCTCTTCTTCCAGGACTGGTACCGGCGAGTGATTCACACCAAGCTGACTCCGCTGAAGAAGGTCGCCCGCACCATCAAGGAACGTCTCGCCAACGTCGTCAGTTACTGCGTTCATGGAATCACCAACGCGGTAGCCGAAGGAATCAACAGCAAGATCATGTCAATCAAACGACGCGTCGGTGGCTACCGAAACCGAGAGAACTTCAAAACCGCGATCTATTTCTACTGCGGCGGACTGGATCTCTGCCCACAATAA
- a CDS encoding TIR domain-containing protein: MAKKKSAPSKKRASTRSSGTSTAQAKYPRHSITDALRIPTAILDQNAGKVCSDDQAAGFLGLKSAKGPTGVEISSAIKYGFLNRPEPRKLEVTDLGRQVLRPTSSEDVSSGYQQAIQNAPVISDVYKHYRGENLPDRQFFDNALEDTFKIPRDKVSEFKDIFTSSLRTASLLEEHDGRVRVLDAAGSGQEANEESDEYIDKLSSGVKVASGDSCFVMMPFASPIGDYYSTVYKPAIEKAKLVPVRADNEIFGAGKIMDQVWSGINAAKVLVAELTTKNPNVFYELGIAHALQKPVVLVSSNEDDVPFDLKHIRVIYYDKNDPFWGQKLLNKVAENIVSAIRNPEEAVFDISKVVEQ, from the coding sequence ATGGCAAAGAAAAAATCTGCACCATCCAAGAAACGCGCGTCGACGCGTTCTTCTGGCACCTCAACCGCGCAAGCAAAATACCCTCGTCACAGCATCACGGACGCTCTTCGGATACCTACAGCGATCCTTGATCAAAACGCTGGGAAAGTCTGCTCGGATGATCAAGCTGCGGGGTTTCTGGGCCTGAAGTCGGCGAAAGGGCCCACGGGCGTTGAAATCAGCTCTGCAATCAAATACGGATTCCTAAATCGACCTGAACCCAGGAAACTTGAAGTAACGGATCTCGGACGGCAAGTGCTTCGTCCAACATCTTCCGAAGACGTGTCGTCTGGGTATCAACAAGCGATCCAGAATGCACCGGTCATCTCTGACGTTTACAAGCACTATCGGGGTGAAAATCTTCCCGATCGCCAATTCTTCGACAATGCGTTGGAAGATACCTTTAAGATCCCGAGAGACAAAGTCAGTGAGTTCAAGGATATATTCACGTCTTCGCTTCGAACGGCCTCGCTGCTTGAGGAACATGATGGACGCGTTCGCGTCTTGGATGCGGCGGGCTCCGGACAAGAGGCGAACGAGGAGTCCGACGAATACATCGACAAACTTAGCTCCGGCGTTAAGGTTGCATCTGGCGACTCTTGTTTCGTGATGATGCCGTTTGCATCGCCAATTGGTGACTATTACTCGACCGTCTACAAACCTGCAATCGAGAAGGCAAAACTTGTTCCCGTGCGCGCTGACAACGAAATTTTCGGTGCTGGCAAAATCATGGATCAAGTTTGGTCTGGCATCAACGCAGCAAAGGTATTGGTTGCTGAACTTACTACCAAGAACCCGAATGTTTTCTACGAGCTTGGAATTGCCCATGCACTTCAGAAACCTGTTGTGCTCGTATCTTCGAACGAGGACGATGTTCCATTTGACTTGAAGCACATACGGGTGATCTACTACGACAAGAATGATCCTTTCTGGGGCCAGAAGCTGCTCAACAAGGTTGCCGAGAACATCGTCTCGGCGATCAGGAATCCGGAAGAAGCAGTTTTCGACATCTCGAAGGTCGTGGAACAATAG
- a CDS encoding MotA/TolQ/ExbB proton channel family protein produces MRPTRRLKTVAALAFFACMVGSALGTVLSMMRSFDAIASGTQPVSPAELSDSMNRSLTTGMLLIPIALVAAVVWLICWRRMRQPLTIGLTANPIRTAQDHDGG; encoded by the coding sequence ATGCGCCCAACTCGCCGACTGAAAACGGTTGCTGCATTGGCGTTTTTCGCTTGCATGGTCGGGTCGGCACTCGGTACGGTTCTGAGCATGATGCGATCATTCGACGCAATTGCATCCGGCACCCAGCCTGTTTCACCAGCTGAACTTTCTGACTCCATGAATCGCTCGCTAACTACTGGCATGTTGCTGATTCCGATTGCGCTTGTGGCTGCTGTAGTGTGGTTAATTTGCTGGCGGCGTATGCGTCAACCGCTTACAATCGGCCTCACTGCAAATCCGATTCGCACCGCGCAAGACCACGACGGCGGGTAA
- a CDS encoding YcxB family protein: MVSASFTYDRAEYLRGFRRYRIASLGSKRDLLLGIAAIVGGVYFYFAGYAFVAAVLLLAGIVLTTMVVFAVVVQPILVYNAHPKLKDRYSLTFSDTGISFHTDEIDADVKWSMYSGWIQDNEFFTLFYDQREMLIVPKRALAQGDDSRLQSLLSQYVGRALQTTGNHRLQRSGGGGRFDKG; the protein is encoded by the coding sequence ATGGTTTCTGCGTCGTTCACGTATGACCGGGCCGAGTACCTCCGTGGGTTTCGCCGGTACCGTATCGCATCACTTGGATCGAAACGCGATCTGCTACTCGGAATAGCTGCGATCGTTGGCGGTGTCTACTTTTACTTTGCAGGGTACGCCTTCGTAGCCGCTGTTCTTTTACTCGCCGGAATCGTCCTGACTACGATGGTTGTTTTCGCCGTCGTCGTCCAGCCAATACTCGTTTACAATGCTCACCCTAAATTGAAGGATCGCTATTCGCTTACTTTTTCCGACACCGGGATCTCATTTCATACCGACGAGATCGACGCCGACGTAAAATGGTCGATGTATTCCGGGTGGATTCAGGACAACGAGTTCTTTACGCTATTCTACGATCAGCGAGAGATGCTGATTGTGCCCAAGCGGGCGTTAGCGCAAGGTGATGATTCACGCCTCCAGTCACTGCTGTCCCAGTACGTTGGCCGGGCACTGCAAACGACGGGTAACCATCGGTTGCAACGGAGCGGCGGTGGTGGCCGTTTTGACAAAGGCTGA
- a CDS encoding ankyrin repeat domain-containing protein, producing the protein MDDWLELERLHFAAGDGDLAAVQSLLADGRDVNAKDSDLALTPLHYAAAGEHVDIVRFLIANGADVNAIDEATAGDTPLGHVAQECSLSMAKTLLDSGANPLIPGGMQLTPLHRAERRKRPDGRQVYDLLLDVARTRFHYHGGG; encoded by the coding sequence ATGGACGACTGGCTCGAACTCGAACGCTTGCACTTTGCCGCCGGTGACGGCGACCTTGCCGCAGTTCAATCGCTTTTGGCTGACGGTCGAGACGTGAACGCAAAAGACTCTGATCTCGCGCTAACTCCATTGCACTACGCCGCTGCCGGCGAACACGTTGACATCGTGCGGTTCCTGATTGCAAACGGAGCCGATGTAAATGCGATTGACGAGGCGACCGCTGGTGACACACCACTCGGACATGTTGCCCAGGAATGCTCTCTCTCGATGGCAAAGACTCTGCTCGATTCCGGGGCGAACCCGCTGATTCCAGGGGGGATGCAACTTACACCACTTCACCGAGCAGAACGTCGGAAACGTCCCGATGGTCGCCAAGTCTACGATCTATTGCTTGATGTGGCCCGCACTCGATTCCACTACCATGGGGGCGGGTAA
- a CDS encoding ankyrin repeat domain-containing protein, whose amino-acid sequence MLYKTSYSLQAELVDHDGAIVSSEQLARKLNGLACHSDSVLNYAELPIAEECALRGGYPRLVLDDKGRLTMAVEVDSRRKLTRKELGDLRADFEGQLTDGIGSGCFDVLTVSTGLCVQLRFPLRPKCTQTEGMAWRPKATTKKGNERRIAAAAKLIENLDSTPTRLAASERATAHGTTAAAPPGKQKKPNLKKLFRLLAKPERNQLFDQIKAELEVCGDDLSSVGDGEYPNGNLSDPKLLRLLLKAGLPVETTDAKGRSLLIQAAGNPKCLELLLKNGADVNRVCDSYFATTALIRAANLGIRKSVEVLLEHGANPSIKDKSGKTAWQVVDKRSRERQTIVGLLQSRSPKSSKA is encoded by the coding sequence ATGCTGTACAAGACGTCGTACTCATTGCAGGCTGAGCTGGTGGATCACGATGGCGCAATCGTCTCCTCCGAGCAGCTGGCACGAAAGCTTAATGGCTTGGCCTGTCATTCAGACTCTGTGTTGAATTACGCCGAGTTGCCGATTGCGGAGGAGTGCGCATTACGTGGTGGCTATCCGCGCCTGGTCTTGGATGACAAAGGTCGCCTCACCATGGCTGTTGAGGTCGACAGCCGACGAAAGCTCACCCGCAAAGAACTTGGCGATTTGCGGGCCGACTTTGAGGGGCAGCTCACGGACGGGATCGGCTCTGGATGCTTTGATGTACTGACCGTTTCAACCGGCCTTTGTGTCCAACTGCGTTTTCCCCTGAGACCAAAATGCACACAGACGGAAGGGATGGCATGGCGCCCGAAAGCAACCACCAAAAAAGGGAATGAGCGTCGAATTGCTGCTGCTGCGAAACTAATTGAGAATCTGGACTCCACTCCGACCAGATTAGCGGCCTCAGAGCGCGCGACCGCTCATGGAACGACCGCCGCCGCACCTCCGGGCAAGCAGAAGAAACCGAATCTGAAGAAGCTCTTTCGCCTTCTGGCCAAACCAGAGCGCAATCAGCTATTCGATCAGATCAAAGCAGAGCTGGAAGTATGCGGAGATGATCTGAGCAGCGTTGGCGACGGTGAGTACCCGAATGGGAATCTTTCTGATCCAAAACTGCTCCGGCTGTTGTTGAAAGCGGGGTTGCCAGTGGAAACAACCGATGCGAAGGGAAGATCTCTGCTTATTCAGGCGGCGGGGAATCCGAAATGCCTCGAATTGCTATTAAAGAACGGCGCTGATGTCAATCGCGTTTGCGACAGCTATTTTGCGACAACTGCACTGATTCGCGCCGCGAACCTTGGCATACGAAAATCCGTTGAAGTTCTTCTCGAACATGGCGCCAACCCATCCATCAAAGACAAATCAGGAAAAACAGCGTGGCAGGTCGTGGACAAGCGATCGCGCGAGCGACAGACGATTGTCGGCCTGCTTCAGTCTCGTTCGCCAAAATCGTCGAAGGCATAA
- a CDS encoding DKNYY domain-containing protein — MHVKSSRPENPDVIPLELNMAKYTHLGGEFWKSADKVFHNQTPINLSPKTTMISFGVWACDGVNVYALFSHRRSIDAESFEPINAAFAKDKFGVYTWHKKVPADAESFIALDSGQEHRLIFMGEASYTGGYGKDKENVYFCHIKVKKADRDTFVSLGKGFGKDSSNVFFEQHTLPGADPSQWRYVGSNFSRDHKHVYYENKKLPKAKPDNFKRLAPYRSSFAYDGYNYFEHERLSSRDAYIETLNLEVKSLSEMAEIVRTGKFEEVKQLGNRELYPPDEDMFRSAEYGPGEYNIGDTIESMTSKFGQPQELSRHEYMEVRYDDLESDEQAVYFSRGKHVLKCIFRNSKLTTAW; from the coding sequence TTGCACGTCAAATCTTCCCGCCCGGAAAACCCGGACGTTATCCCGCTTGAATTAAATATGGCGAAGTACACTCATTTAGGCGGCGAGTTCTGGAAATCGGCTGACAAGGTATTCCACAATCAAACGCCGATTAACCTTTCACCGAAAACCACGATGATATCCTTCGGTGTTTGGGCATGCGACGGTGTCAATGTTTACGCATTGTTTTCGCACCGTAGGTCCATAGATGCAGAATCGTTCGAGCCAATCAATGCCGCTTTTGCGAAAGACAAGTTTGGAGTTTACACCTGGCACAAAAAGGTCCCAGCAGATGCAGAGTCATTCATTGCACTCGATTCCGGGCAAGAACATCGCCTCATATTCATGGGTGAAGCGAGCTACACCGGTGGTTACGGCAAAGATAAAGAAAACGTCTACTTTTGCCACATAAAAGTAAAGAAGGCAGATCGCGATACGTTTGTCTCACTAGGTAAGGGATTTGGGAAAGATTCGTCTAACGTATTTTTTGAACAGCATACCTTGCCCGGTGCTGATCCCTCACAATGGCGTTACGTCGGAAGCAATTTCAGCCGTGACCACAAACACGTTTATTATGAAAATAAAAAATTGCCAAAGGCGAAGCCTGACAACTTCAAAAGGTTAGCGCCATATCGATCATCATTTGCGTATGACGGATACAACTATTTTGAGCATGAACGCCTTTCATCTAGGGACGCGTACATTGAGACATTAAATCTAGAGGTCAAGAGTTTATCTGAAATGGCTGAGATAGTTCGAACCGGCAAATTTGAAGAAGTGAAACAACTCGGTAATCGAGAGCTGTATCCTCCAGATGAAGACATGTTTCGGTCGGCTGAATATGGCCCTGGAGAATACAATATTGGAGATACTATTGAATCAATGACCTCGAAATTTGGGCAGCCACAGGAACTTTCTCGTCATGAATACATGGAAGTAAGATACGATGACCTCGAATCCGATGAGCAAGCCGTCTATTTCTCTCGGGGAAAACACGTTTTAAAGTGCATATTCCGAAACAGTAAACTCACTACCGCATGGTGA
- a CDS encoding HEAT repeat domain-containing protein, protein MIYEQWRNELFGLAPESDPVMHEHSEEFYAVPSQVAFDYVDQVLVDPDVHSVFTKDQLGKGISTIYSNCCSDLPFLYTTECGEDRRVAGINNLVNLYRNYFDRHCTGNVTDIGNDENDGPLGYICYMLWDVFVLYPGNATPAMISAAIGVMRSALESSNDNSLASAIHGLGHWAFGTPEAVTTLEHWLQKPTTDNPVVLQYARTATSGMIL, encoded by the coding sequence ATGATCTACGAGCAATGGCGGAACGAACTGTTTGGTCTTGCACCCGAAAGCGATCCGGTCATGCATGAGCACTCGGAAGAATTTTACGCGGTGCCTTCGCAGGTCGCTTTCGATTACGTTGACCAAGTGCTTGTCGACCCGGATGTCCATTCCGTGTTTACCAAGGATCAACTCGGCAAGGGCATCAGCACGATCTACTCAAACTGCTGCAGCGACCTTCCGTTTCTCTACACCACCGAGTGTGGCGAGGATCGCCGGGTCGCGGGGATCAACAACCTTGTAAATCTTTACCGAAACTACTTCGACAGGCACTGTACTGGGAATGTCACGGATATTGGCAACGACGAGAATGATGGCCCGTTGGGATACATCTGCTACATGCTTTGGGACGTATTCGTGCTGTACCCCGGAAACGCAACCCCGGCGATGATCTCGGCTGCAATCGGCGTGATGCGATCGGCTCTCGAATCATCAAACGACAACAGCCTTGCTTCTGCGATTCACGGCCTTGGACATTGGGCATTCGGCACTCCCGAAGCCGTAACCACATTGGAACACTGGCTGCAGAAGCCGACCACTGACAATCCCGTCGTGCTTCAGTACGCTCGAACTGCAACCTCCGGCATGATCCTATAA
- a CDS encoding DUF7691 family protein: protein MGYSHSFFALEVAEVKALYGSKNNALLEGILKSQAEDIEDNDAFFEDEIEDGDLPDTATALREIFEGNARPSAEGAMYGYALQMICRHMGQEVEGGEYGVADVTDHPYDSLLVKSGIPIPIPEPSDFPMIGYLDFNQLDDEIAMARADHEKVGSDSAEAMSAIRGLMNAVGFGLKPGGINAEEIQEDIDAYVETLEAAKKLGKGVISFRH, encoded by the coding sequence ATGGGATATTCGCACAGCTTCTTTGCCCTCGAGGTTGCCGAAGTGAAGGCGCTCTACGGTTCGAAGAACAACGCCCTGCTAGAAGGTATCCTCAAATCGCAGGCAGAAGACATCGAGGATAACGACGCGTTTTTTGAAGACGAGATCGAGGACGGCGACTTACCAGACACAGCCACAGCACTTCGCGAGATCTTTGAGGGCAACGCTCGACCAAGCGCGGAAGGGGCGATGTACGGTTACGCACTCCAAATGATCTGTAGACACATGGGACAAGAGGTTGAGGGAGGCGAGTACGGCGTTGCTGACGTGACTGATCACCCTTACGATTCGCTGCTTGTGAAATCTGGTATCCCGATCCCGATTCCAGAGCCGAGTGATTTCCCAATGATTGGGTACTTGGATTTCAACCAACTTGATGACGAAATCGCTATGGCCAGAGCAGATCATGAAAAGGTCGGTAGCGACTCTGCGGAAGCAATGTCCGCGATTCGCGGATTGATGAACGCCGTCGGATTTGGACTGAAACCTGGTGGAATCAACGCAGAGGAGATTCAAGAAGACATTGATGCCTACGTCGAGACACTTGAGGCTGCCAAGAAACTCGGTAAAGGTGTCATTTCATTTCGCCACTGA